Part of the Osmerus eperlanus chromosome 22, fOsmEpe2.1, whole genome shotgun sequence genome, TATGTTGTCATTGTTTACAGTAGTTAAATATATTAAAGTTTGAACAAAAGAATTTGTGTGTCTGGCtggtctgattggctgtcttCTTTGGGGGCTGTAACCGCAGCCTTGAGAGGATTGTGAAACGAAGGCCATTCAAAAATTTGGGGGAAATTCACAAGGAGTGGACTGCAGCTGGAGTCCGTGCTTCAagagccaacacacacagacgtatccCGGACATGGGCTTCAACTGTTGCATTCCTTGTGTCAAGCCACTCTTGAACTACAGACAACGTCAGAGGCGTCTTACCTGGGCTAAGGACAAAAAGGACTGGACTGTTGCTCAGTGGTCCAAAGTTCTCTTCTCAGATGAGAGTACATTTTGCATTTCATTTGGAAATCAAGgtcccagagtctggaggaagagaggagaggcacagaATCCAAGTTGCTTGAGGTCCAGTGTAAAGTTTCCACAGTCAGTGATGGTTTGGGGTGCCATGTCACCTGCTGGTGTTGGTCCACTGTGTTTTCTCAGGTCCAAGGTCAGCGCAGCCGTCTACCAGGAAGTTTTAGAGCACTTCATGCTTCCCTCTGCTGAACAGCTTTATGGAGATGCAGATTTCATTTTCCAGCAGGACTTGGCACCTGCACACACTGCCAAAGGTACGAGTACCTGGTTTAAGGACCATGGTAACCCTGTGCTTGATTGGCCAGCAAACTCGCCTAGTATTGTGAAGATACACCAGACCCAACAACGCTGAAGAGCTGAAGGCCCCTATCAGAGCAACCTGGGCTTCCATAACACCTCAGCAGTGTCACAGACTGATCGCCTCCATGCCACGCCGCATTGCTTTAGTAATTCCTGCAAAAGGACCCCCGACCAAGTATTGAGTGTTGTACATGTTCATACTTTTCAGTAGTCCAACATTTCTGTGTtaaaattcttttttttttaattggtcTTAAGTCATatttagtgctgtcagttaaacgcgttattaacggcattaacgcaaacccattttaacagcgTACATTTTTTTATCGTGGGATTAATGTTATTTTTGGCCTAGAAAACTTTCATTAGCTGTCAGTTATAATCAAaattaaaagaaataaacaaTTGAAATATATCAGTCTGTGTGTAATGAATCTATAAAGTATAGGAGTTTCACTTTTTGAATCAAATTACTGAAATAAATCAACTTTTTGATGATTTTCTAATTTATTGAGATGCACCTGTAATAGAATGAAACTGGCATTTAACTCTAATGACAAAAGTTCAAGGTGTTGAAACGTGTGGTCGTCTTTAATTCATGTCAAAAGAAGAACTGGAGGAGGTGCCTTCAGGGAGCGATGACCGGAGGTGTTGGATTCTGTAAATGTTTATCTGTTTTGGGCTAATTCAAAATTTGGTATAAATCGATAATTAAGATTTGGACCCcaccaaaagaggtaaaaacaacaggtcgggaggtcgatacatttatatatcgttcttacctgtaatcgtaaatattactttacgccctggagaagaagctgaCCCCCCCCGattatcattgtataattcgcactctgtttCTAACTAAACTAAAGAGAATCTTCCTGAGATTAACAAGCGTTTggcggagaggagagacgattttTATGAAACTTTATTAAGATGTGGGACTTTATTAAGTCCCACAtctcacatgaccacaatgtaacttttaagttaaaataaacaatttaaaattatgatttgaacccaggctgtTGCGGTACTGCCCCAGCATGTCTGAAAGAGCACGCACACTAACCCAGTGAGTTAACAGGGAGCCCTgcttgcttaacccttgtgttatcttcgggtcattctgacccatcagtcattgtgacccaccgtcgtattgcgacagatttaccgcatacaaagacaaagtgaagcgcgttgggctgtctcagaccccccacattgcaaaggttaaaagaaaattattttaatttgtttttgtattgggtaaaatcgggtaaacacaacgatggttcgttatgaacctttgggtcatgtgacccgaaggcagcacgagggttaaggtttTATGACACCCCAACTCTGCAGGTTGTTACAACTAGATAGTTGTTTAAATATCAAGTATTAAATAATGTGGCCTGCATTGCAATTAAAATAAATCTTTATTACTTTATTCAAATTAATTTAATGACAACAAATGGATCCCTTCTAAAACACCATAACTATCCCAGGGTTGGTAGAAATCAGTCTACTTCCATTAATACTTCATATTACACCAACCCCCCCATCCTTCTCCACCCATCAAAAGGATCATGCCATGAAAACACCCTGTGTAAAACAAACAGCATCTCATCTGGTGGTGTCAGTGTTCCAGAGCGTTCCGGAGTGTTCCCTGGTGAGTTCCAGAAGGTTCTGTCTGGATCAGTGGAGCTTCCTCTGGGAGTCAACACCTTCCCCCATCAGCTGCCCTGAATCTGGGACAAACACTGGACATCAGACTGGTGCCTATTGGAGCTgatctaacacacacagcaatgtaTGTCAATGTGTTAAAGACTGATTATATCATTTGCACGTGAACAGTTATGAAACATTGTTGTGAATGAcaaatctgcacacacacacaaactcactgtgtgtgaggctgtggaggagaagggggagggcggGCTGGGAtgcggtggggggggaggaggtggtgggctcAGCAGGCCACACCCCCACTGCTGCGGTGAGAGGTCAGCGGCCGCGCAGGCAGCTAGTAGCGCCTGGGAAACACAGTCGTTGAAGATCCTGTCCCTGGCCaggccctgctgcccccccagcctgaggggggaggggccctgctgcccccccagcctgaggggggaggggccctgctgcccccccagcctgaggggggaggggccctgctgcccccccagcctgaggggggagggggtgggagacacacccacactggaGGAGcaccctcccccgcctccccccttcTCATCCCCCCTGACCACAGCCCCGCCCGGAGAGGGCTGGCAGGGGTGGAAGctttgggggtggtggggggtcagggggtccgGGGTGGAGGCCGTGCCCAGGGGAGGTGCTCCGTTTGTGGGGAGGGACCCAGGAGGGCTGGGGTCCCAGGATGGATGACTGTCTTTTCTCAgtcttcatcttcctcttcaCACTGGGGGAGGGAGCCAACACTAACTAGTGTTTCgtacactacatacacacaactCAGTGAACAGAGGAGGTACagtgttgtcacacacacacagttagaacaGAGGAGGTACagtgttgtcacacacacacagttagaacaGAGGAGGTACagtgttgtcacacacacacagttagaacaGAGGAGGTACagtgttgtcacacacacacagttacccaCGAGGAGTACagtgttgtcacacacacacagttagaacaGAGGAGGTACagtgttgtcacacacacacagttagaacaGAGGAGGTACagtgttgtcacacacacacagttagaacaGAGGAGGTACagtgttgtcacacacacacagttagaacaGAGGAGGTACagtgttgtcacacacacacagttagaacaGAGGAGGTACagtgttgtcacacacacacagttagaacaGAGGAGGTACagtgttgtcacacacacacagttagaacaGAGGAGGTACagtgttgtcacacacacacagttacccaCGTTGAGGTTCTCTCACAGAggactctcctgctctccttcatcAGAACTCTGTAAACAGCAGCAGAACTCACATCACATCTCAGTCAGACGCCATGTACAAATAGTACATTTAGAAAGTACagcattgtgtgcgtgtgtgtgtgagagtttacCTGGGCTGCATCCAGCCTCGGGGCCAGAGAGGTTTGACCTTCTCCTGCAGGAAGGTCCTCAGGTggtcctcctggtcctcctggtcgctccctctctccctctcataccTGTCCATCCTCGCCCTCACCACGCTGCACATacactccctgacacacacggTCAAAAGGCAACTGCATCAGCttggccagcctgccagcctggcTCCTAATACTTGTTAGATCATtagcatatatatacacacctgATCTCTTCATTCCACATGAAAGTCTTCCGAGGACCTGCCACTCGTttactgttcctctcctcctccccctctccctccccagatcctcccacctccccctctaccaccctgtgagagagggggagagagagagagagagagtgtgagaaatgATGACTAGGAACACCTTCATGGGATCTGGTATGCGGTTGCCAAGGTGACATACTTGAGGACCCTGGCGTGGGCCTGGGCCAGGCAGTCGTCGTGGTAACGAGAGATCTGTTCTGGCATGGCTCTTCCAATGGCTTCGCTCAGACGTTGGATGGGTTccacctgaaaacacacacacaggtccatcaTCTTCTGtacacaccccctctccctcccagaggTACGTACCTGAGCCTTGAGCAGCTTGTTGGCTCGTTTGAACAGAGTGTCTCTGCTGCAGGGCAGGAGCGaggccaggtgtgtgtacaCCCTGGAGCGCACCTGCACACCCAGCTCCCTCACCTGCAGCTCCACGctgctcacaacacacacacacacacacacacacacacaggttaggaAACGCAAGAGAAACAGGACAGTAATactaccatacacagtcacaaaaCAGTCAATACAATAATAGAACAACGTACTACAATGATGTTATCATACAGAACTACGAAAGTAATACAATGAAATGTTGTTTAAACTTtgaaacttgtttaactacatgctcttatggttcttccctttggcacttatttggttttccacaatgtatgcttcatgttttggctacttgcagtgtttggggctatctcgttgttatgatcagtgacctatgctcttttgtaaaactctctcttggaagtcgctttggataaaagcgtctgctaaatgaataaatgtaaatgtaaaatgtaaatgataatACAATATAAACAAGACTATGTCAGCAGGGTGTAGTGTCACAGTGCAGCTTACTCCAGGAGCAGGGCGTTGACTTCCGGAGTGAAAAACTTCAGTTTGGACTCTCCTGCTGACACCCTGGCTACCTGACAGCAACCAATCAAAACATCcgtcaatcaaccaatcaaaacATCCGTCAACCAACCAATACATCAATCACTCCGTCCACCAGATGTTTGGGGATAATGCATCAGTTTAAATAAACCTGTGACAAACCGACAACCCATGCAGTCTAGTGTGACCGGGATGACCTAGTGTGACCTAGGGTCACCGGAGTGACCTAATGTGACCGGGGTTATCCTTCTGGGTTATCCAGTCTTACCAGGGTGAGGTCAGTAATTTTTCTCtccagagctggagggaggcccTCGGGtagggggggcagggcctgtggctggggatgaggctgggagtgaggctggggatgaggcagGGGCCGGTTTGAGGCATGGGCTAGAGGTTGGTTCTGGTTTGGGGTTGTTTTAAAAGCAGCagcatgaggaggagaagaatcAAACTCTGGATCAAAGACAGTGAGATCATAGACTAGGGGCAGGGTCTGGGGCAGGGTCTGGGGCAGGGTCTGGGGCAGGGTCTGGGCTGGTGTGTGGTTCAGAGCAGACACAACCTGGTTGTGGTTCTGGACACCCCAGGTCAGATCCACACAGAGCTCAGGGCTCATTTCCTGTTCTGGTGTGTTCTCTGCCGTGGCATCCAATAAGCTGTCCAGATCCACCAGGAAGTCCACTGTATTGGCTGCCTGCATCAGAGTGCTGTCATTGGTTGAGCCAATCAGGTTGAGTAGAGGATCAGCCAATCCAAGGCCTCCGCCACCGGCAGCGTCTGCACGGCccaggtgcattgtgggtaggtgTCCAACAGATGACCCCTCCCCCAGGGATGACCctgatctctccttcctctcctcctcctcctctctcttcagcctctcCCTCTGGAACTTTCGGAGCATGTCGGTGACGCACAGGGGGCCGGtcggcttcctcctcctcttccctttctcctcctctcccacaggAGGAacactgtagagagagagggagagagagaaggagtgtgtgtatgtctgagtgAGTCCCTGctcacccagtgtgtgtgtgtgtgtgtgtgctcacccagTGTTGTCCTCTGCTGGAGGATCATCTCAgagttctcctccctcctcttcttcttcttcttcttcttctgtggtttcccctctctctgctgcagcTTCCTCTTCTGACAGAACAGCATCAGGATGAgactcccttcccccttccccccctcccttgacTCGTGACTCACCTTGGGGATGTGGTGCCGCTCCTCTGGCCTCTggcttgtgtctctgtgtcggaCGCCTGGCGGAACTGCAGCGTTCCAGAGTTGACGTAGAACCCTCCCAGCTTGGTGGTGAGAGAGCAGGGCACAAACTCATCATACTGCAGACACACcaccagggggagacagagccttcagtcagccagcagcagcacatttgcaggcagaGCTTGTGGACACTCCTACAGTGTTACTGTGGTCTATTTATCCATCTCTTGTCTTGTTATTATCCCTTTCATCAGCTGTGATTTGGATGGGTGGGTGAGTAAACCTAGAATGGGTGACAGGTCGTCGGGGTGACACTCACTGCCTCAGAGTTGTCTATGAAAGAGTCGTCGTCGTCGTAGCCATAACCGATATCAACCAGATCCTGAATCCTGTctttcctctgttctcctcctcccttcatagagggtgggagggggagagggagaaagatcaAACAGGCTCTCANNNNNNNNNNNNNNNNNNNNNNNNNNNNNNNNNNNNNNNNNNNNNNNNNNNNNNNNNNNNNNNNNNNNNNNNNNNNNNNNNNNNNNNNNNNNNNNNNNNNNNNNNNNNNNNNNNNNNNNNNNNNNNNNNNNNNNNNNNNNNNNNNNNNNNNNNNNNNNNNNNNNNNNNNNNNNNNNNNNNNNNNNNNNNNNNNNNNNNNNgagggaggagagagaggagagaggtggagagagggagggaggagagagagatggagagagggagggaggagagagagatggagagagggaggaggaggaggaggtgaggaaggaggagtagaaaaaaagggaaagagaatgtgaaggagaggaaaagTACCTATGACCTCATCAGCTGAATTATAGTTGTTCCTCTGCTGTCAGTcctggtgtgtgaatgtgtgtgtgtgtgcgactgtgagtgtgtgtgagggtgtgtgtaagtCCAGGGTAGACAGTAATAAACGTCTACAGAGAGTGATGGTCCTGATGAAAGacctacctacacacaaacacacacacacacacacacacacacacaacgcacttGTTTCGAGTCTAGCCCCTAAGCCAATTTAGGAAAAATCAAGGAAGAGATGTCAAAAATTACATGTGACGCATAGACTCACTCAACACACACGcccccacaaacacccacacacacacacactaatgaagCTGTGCTGGACTTGGCAGCTTGTCCATGACAGAGAGATTCATGGTGTTTAATATTCAGAGCAACAGATGAGTGAAAaaccagacacactcacacacgtagacacacacactcacacacacatgttgctcTGAAGAACCACTGTTGCGTAGAAAGAATATTTCAGACCTCCtaactcactctttctctgtctgtctctcacacacattcacacacacacaaacagacagatgcTCTCATTTACAGATTAAAACACTCCCAAAACACACCTGAAAACACATCACAGCTGTTTAGGCTTCTGTTCATTGCAtttcacaacacaacacacacacatcaacacgaaGGATGTTTTTGTGCTAGTGACAGACAGAGGATCATAACAACTAACTCCCAGTAGGACTGATATCATTATCACCTTCaggtaccaacacacacacagacacacacacacacacacacacacacacactagggaagagagggggtagtgctgtaggttgtgtgtgtgtgtgtgtgtgattaccaaATACCCTCGGCTCTTCAGCTAATTAGTCTGGAGCAATTAAGCACAGTTTAgctgagaacccccccccccccgccgcccccacccccccccccccccccccacacacaacacactcacacacacctgcacacaataACATCAGAGTTAGAGATTAATCaaagacatactgtacataggaacaaagagagagagagagatgaggaagagagagagggggtgaaagTGAGGATGAGTGGGTGAAATGCTaaagagaggaggacgaggatgagggagagagagagagagagagagagagagagggagagagagtgaaaggaggagagagagagagagagagagagagagagagagagagagagagagagagagagagagagagagagagagagagagagagagagaggaggggcagtcCCAGAGGACAGATAACTATAGAAACAGGCTTGCTCATCATATGCCAACGTGTCATTTATATGCTAATTGTGTAAAGGGTAGGTGTgcgcataagtgtgtgtgtgtgtgtgaggtgcatgcgtgtgtgtgtgtataatctgATCACACAAAGTGTTTGGATCCACCAGTTGTGATGTGAAGAGTTAGATCACACATTTAGGAGACTAAttatttcctcctcctctcttcctcctctcctctcttctcttccctcacttcctttgtcttctcatctctctctctctccttctcctgttgactccctctccgtctcctttctctcacaaggtccacctcctctaccttcatctctctcctccctcctcctctctctctctcctcctctctgtctctccccctcctctcttttctcccctcaaAATGAGCGCTTTGTGAATCTCATCTCCCATTGTTGTTGTCAGTCAAAATGTCtaccgatacacacacacacacacataaactcacacacacagaaaatattcacaaccagacacacacacccattcatccaaacacacacacacagacacacaccccaacacacacacccatacatccaaacacacacacacacacgctccaaacTCAGACATGTCCATTCACAGATTCAGGTATTCATGCATACATGGACATAtatctgtccacacacacacacacacacacacacacatttagtcatttagcagacgctcttatccagagcgacacacacacacacacacacagcctaccgCTCCCCAGGTCACAGCCACTTAGagaaacacaaagagagagacctgtCTTTGGGCTGGAATTATTTCTCCGCCTGTCGgcaaggtgtgtgtttgagtgtgtgtaagtgagtgtgagagtgtttgtgtgtgagagtatgtttgggtgtgtgtgtgtgtggga contains:
- the ubn1 gene encoding ubinuclein-1, with protein sequence MKGGGEQRKDRIQDLVDIGYGYDDDDSFIDNSEAYDEFVPCSLTTKLGGFYVNSGTLQFRQASDTETQARGQRSGTTSPSVPPVGEEEKGKRRRKPTGPLCVTDMLRKFQRERLKREEEEERKERSGSSLGEGSSVGHLPTMHLGRADAAGGGGLGLADPLLNLIGSTNDSTLMQAANTVDFLVDLDSLLDATAENTPEQEMSPELCVDLTWGVQNHNQVVSALNHTPAQTLPQTLPQTLPQTLPLVYDLTVFDPEFDSSPPHAAAFKTTPNQNQPLAHASNRPLPHPQPHSQPHPQPQALPPLPEGLPPALERKITDLTLVARVSAGESKLKFFTPEVNALLLDVELQVRELGVQVRSRVYTHLASLLPCSRDTLFKRANKLLKAQVEPIQRLSEAIGRAMPEQISRYHDDCLAQAHARVLKECMCSVVRARMDRYERERGSDQEDQEDHLRTFLQEKVKPLWPRGWMQPRVLMKESRRVLCERTSTVKRKMKTEKRQSSILGPQPSWVPPHKRSTSPGHGLHPGPPDPPPPPKLPPLPALSGRGCGQGG